Proteins encoded within one genomic window of Primulina eburnea isolate SZY01 unplaced genomic scaffold, ASM2296580v1 ctg462_ERROPOS2638552, whole genome shotgun sequence:
- the LOC140821218 gene encoding methionine--tRNA ligase, chloroplastic/mitochondrial-like isoform X1, whose amino-acid sequence MASRVQSSIQNSLRFLFSSSSPDFQIFLNCRPLRPSRNPRSRTAIYCTLSNAAEPFVLTTPLYYVNAPPHMGSAYTTIAADATARFQRLLGKKVIFITGTDEHGEKIANAAAASGSSPSEHCDSISLAYKALWRELDISYDKFIRTTDPKHENIVKEFYSKVLANGDIYRADYEGLYCVNCEEYKDEKELLDNNCCPMHLKPCVQRKEDNYFFALSKYQKKLEDVLTDNPDFVQPPFRLNEVQGWIKSGLIDFSISRSSVDWGITVPNDSKQTIYVWFDALLGYISALAEENDQQPNLQTVISSGWPASLHLIGKDILRFHAVYWPAMLMSAGLRLPKMVFGHGFLTKDGLKMGKSLGNTLEPTELVHRFGPDAVRYFFLKEVEFGSDGDYSEDRFINIINAHLANTIGNLLNRTLGLLKKNCQSTFAVDSSVAAEGNMFKDTVERLVNKSRTHYENLEISSACEAVLEIGIAGNVYIDEKAPWSLFKQGGSAFETAAKDLVIVLEAIRIVAIVLSPITPSLSSRIYTQLGFSEDQFNGVTWSDTRWGGLKQGHVTAEPKPVFARIELRTEENNVGGEFQKANKKMERQKTRKVVEA is encoded by the exons ATGGCGTCCAGAGTTCAATCCTCCATACAAAACAGCCTTCGCTTCTTATTTTCATCATCGTCCCCGGATTTCCAAATTTTCTTAAATTGTCGACCTTTGCGTCCTTCAAGAAACCCCAGATCCAGAACCGCTATCTATTGCACTTTGAGTAATGCCGCGGAACCATTTGTCCTCACTACTCCGCTTTACTACGTAAATGCACCACCTCACATGGGCAGCGCATATACCACCATTGCCGCCGACGCCACCGCGCGCTTTCAG AGGCTTCTTGGGAAAAAGGTTATATTTATAACTGGCACTGATGAGCATGGAGAAAAGATTGCTAATGCTGCAGCTGCCAGTGGTTCCAGCCCTAGTGAACACTGTGATTCCATTTCACTGGCTTATAAAGCACTATGGAGAGAG TTAGACATCAGTTATGACAAGTTCATCCGTACAACTGATCCAAAACATGAAAACATTGTGAAAGAGTTCTACTCTAAGGTTCTTGCCAACGGTGATATATATCGTGCTGACTATGAAGGATTATACTGTGTTAATTGTGAGGAGTACAAG GATGAGAAGGAATTGTTGGATAATAATTGCTGTCCCATGCACCTGAAGCCATGTGTCCAAAGGAAGGAAGACAATTATTTCTTTGCCCTTTCAAAGTatcaaaaaaaattagaagatGTTTTGACAGATAATCCAGATTTCGTGCAGCCGCCATTTCGTTTAAATGAG GTGCAAGGTTGGATCAAAAGTGGCCTGATAGATTTTTCGATTTCCCGGTCATCTGTGGATTGGGGCATTACAGTGCCAAATGATTCTAAACAGACTATATATGTCTGGTTTGATGCTTTGTTGGG TTACATATCTGCTCTTGCAGAGGAAAATGATCAACAACCTAATCTACAAACTGTCATTTCTTCAGGTTGGCCTGCATCACTGCACTTGATTGGGAAG GACATATTACGGTTTCATGCAGTTTATTGGCCTGCGATGTTGATGTCAGCTGGGCTACGCCTCCCAAAGATGGTTTTTGGCCATGGATTCTTGACAAAG GATGGTTTGAAAATGGGAAAATCATTGGGAAATACTCTTGAACCGACTGAGCTGGTGCACAGATTTGGACCTGATGCAGTCAGGTACTTCTTCCTTAAGGAGGTGGAATTTGGTAGTGATGGGGACTACTCAGAGGACCGATTCATCAATATTATTAATGCACATCTTGCAAATACTATTG GTAACCTACTTAATCGTACGTTGGGGCTTCTGAAAAAGAATTGTCAATCAACTTTTGCTGTTGATTCTAGTGTTGCCGCAGAAGGAAATATGTTCAAGGATACCGTGGAGAGGCTG GTCAACAAATCCCGGACCCActatgaaaatttagaaatttcTTCAGCTTGTGAGGCTGTGCTAGAGATTGGTATTGCTGGAAATGTATATATTGATGAAAAAGCACCATGGTCTCTATTTAAGCAAGGAGGTTCGGCTTTTGAAACAGCCGCCAAG GACCTAGTAATTGTTTTGGAAGCAATAAGGATCGTAGCAATCGTTTTATCTCCAATAACTCCAAGTTTATCTTCAAGAATATATACTCAGCTTGGTTTCTCTGAAGATCAATTCAATGGTGTCACTTGG AGTGATACCAGATGGGGCGGGCTAAAGCAAGGTCATGTCACGGCTGAGCCAAAGCCTGTTTTCGCGAGAATTGAGCTCCGGACCGAAGAAAACAACGTAGGTGGTGAATTTCAGAAAGCTAACAAAAAGATGGAGAGGCAAAAGACTCGAAAAGTAGTTGAAGCCTAG
- the LOC140821218 gene encoding methionine--tRNA ligase, chloroplastic/mitochondrial-like isoform X2 translates to MMVLNTIVHLFLRRWELFSKSINGECDQNRFFVWVFFLLQRLLGKKVIFITGTDEHGEKIANAAAASGSSPSEHCDSISLAYKALWRELDISYDKFIRTTDPKHENIVKEFYSKVLANGDIYRADYEGLYCVNCEEYKDEKELLDNNCCPMHLKPCVQRKEDNYFFALSKYQKKLEDVLTDNPDFVQPPFRLNEVQGWIKSGLIDFSISRSSVDWGITVPNDSKQTIYVWFDALLGYISALAEENDQQPNLQTVISSGWPASLHLIGKDILRFHAVYWPAMLMSAGLRLPKMVFGHGFLTKDGLKMGKSLGNTLEPTELVHRFGPDAVRYFFLKEVEFGSDGDYSEDRFINIINAHLANTIGNLLNRTLGLLKKNCQSTFAVDSSVAAEGNMFKDTVERLVNKSRTHYENLEISSACEAVLEIGIAGNVYIDEKAPWSLFKQGGSAFETAAKDLVIVLEAIRIVAIVLSPITPSLSSRIYTQLGFSEDQFNGVTWSDTRWGGLKQGHVTAEPKPVFARIELRTEENNVGGEFQKANKKMERQKTRKVVEA, encoded by the exons ATGATGGTCCTGAATACAATAGTACATTTGTTTCTCAGAAGGTGGGAATTGTTTTCAAAATCCATAAATGGTGAATGCGATCAGAATAGATTCTTTGTGTGGGTGTTTTTTTTACTGCAGAGGCTTCTTGGGAAAAAGGTTATATTTATAACTGGCACTGATGAGCATGGAGAAAAGATTGCTAATGCTGCAGCTGCCAGTGGTTCCAGCCCTAGTGAACACTGTGATTCCATTTCACTGGCTTATAAAGCACTATGGAGAGAG TTAGACATCAGTTATGACAAGTTCATCCGTACAACTGATCCAAAACATGAAAACATTGTGAAAGAGTTCTACTCTAAGGTTCTTGCCAACGGTGATATATATCGTGCTGACTATGAAGGATTATACTGTGTTAATTGTGAGGAGTACAAG GATGAGAAGGAATTGTTGGATAATAATTGCTGTCCCATGCACCTGAAGCCATGTGTCCAAAGGAAGGAAGACAATTATTTCTTTGCCCTTTCAAAGTatcaaaaaaaattagaagatGTTTTGACAGATAATCCAGATTTCGTGCAGCCGCCATTTCGTTTAAATGAG GTGCAAGGTTGGATCAAAAGTGGCCTGATAGATTTTTCGATTTCCCGGTCATCTGTGGATTGGGGCATTACAGTGCCAAATGATTCTAAACAGACTATATATGTCTGGTTTGATGCTTTGTTGGG TTACATATCTGCTCTTGCAGAGGAAAATGATCAACAACCTAATCTACAAACTGTCATTTCTTCAGGTTGGCCTGCATCACTGCACTTGATTGGGAAG GACATATTACGGTTTCATGCAGTTTATTGGCCTGCGATGTTGATGTCAGCTGGGCTACGCCTCCCAAAGATGGTTTTTGGCCATGGATTCTTGACAAAG GATGGTTTGAAAATGGGAAAATCATTGGGAAATACTCTTGAACCGACTGAGCTGGTGCACAGATTTGGACCTGATGCAGTCAGGTACTTCTTCCTTAAGGAGGTGGAATTTGGTAGTGATGGGGACTACTCAGAGGACCGATTCATCAATATTATTAATGCACATCTTGCAAATACTATTG GTAACCTACTTAATCGTACGTTGGGGCTTCTGAAAAAGAATTGTCAATCAACTTTTGCTGTTGATTCTAGTGTTGCCGCAGAAGGAAATATGTTCAAGGATACCGTGGAGAGGCTG GTCAACAAATCCCGGACCCActatgaaaatttagaaatttcTTCAGCTTGTGAGGCTGTGCTAGAGATTGGTATTGCTGGAAATGTATATATTGATGAAAAAGCACCATGGTCTCTATTTAAGCAAGGAGGTTCGGCTTTTGAAACAGCCGCCAAG GACCTAGTAATTGTTTTGGAAGCAATAAGGATCGTAGCAATCGTTTTATCTCCAATAACTCCAAGTTTATCTTCAAGAATATATACTCAGCTTGGTTTCTCTGAAGATCAATTCAATGGTGTCACTTGG AGTGATACCAGATGGGGCGGGCTAAAGCAAGGTCATGTCACGGCTGAGCCAAAGCCTGTTTTCGCGAGAATTGAGCTCCGGACCGAAGAAAACAACGTAGGTGGTGAATTTCAGAAAGCTAACAAAAAGATGGAGAGGCAAAAGACTCGAAAAGTAGTTGAAGCCTAG
- the LOC140821216 gene encoding uncharacterized protein, which translates to MGFDIECIIDIQTYPGEYFCPVCRTLAYPNEAFQSQCSHLYCKPCLAHIANGSKACPYDGYLVTESDSKPLINSDRSLAEKIGKVKVHCLFFRSGCTWEGTLSDCTSHCSECSFGSSAVICNRCGIQIVHRQVHDHAQSCTGAYEAKQAIGGATSSGTTLSAPIATVNLTVAQSGQPLSQLQNSQNVAVSLQPGQNPTQQPIANPQAVSVQTTEQWYQQQYQQYYQQYSGYDPYQQPHQQYYSLQQNQHNPLHVHGQPQSHAYAQPAAQTQSQLQLYPVPLNQQQPQFQPPAQGIAQSQPPVPPQIPMQVQFPSQGQTQLHPPNQTFPPDYQVNPQKQPSHLMLPQAQIPHQILLPPPHSQPDQLPLSLQAVSMQPAVQHPQLPPYFPPPLQIPQAHASQTHSQPQFQNQTSNQSHLQIQPQASHYQNQYPQVRPPPLNQPTVPAARPRPPQPPASSVSGHNSYQQPQPAHQMHSGVLDQPPINVRPTSGSLHPVKLHDQVPHQPAVMRPPPSHDSFPLPPLSAFLLPQSQVSITPPAHQQYSAHAQLSNHLPQHSTGLQPVQLAVPQPFSQQQTFVTPVRALFQPQGLFQQQQPLQPQLRSYVPPPPQQSQSYDGKSMTSNEGMHPQNYQQSSSGFGAVVHAVPSQLGSTLPPANPNSVESAILDDEYFSSKHSNPGARVPGQGLAEKEVLRTDVEPLKKEAISNKKLGPQEMIAARVKDEVSGSATEKLSGAMSIEAKTTEGNASEEKSHSVAGSNLPQQVQDLESRKEVVAGLSTDIEKVSKNPPSKPELQLKEQPPLTLKPQGLGILPHPGHSLPLPVLTSHTGRASGYFGPPPGSFDSDLRGVTGNAPQLHPEGQSGPQNHFRPNESVMFKHQNSSYLSESVERVPHRQIYGHEPSVWRANGETEPNFGSREHLNPFPMEPFRPLEQGSMTVDKSQPGSSYGTGGKLNSGLDSNLRDLPPYHASGGQGHEDVFGPGLESGRRHAKHLPPCSPGGEYLGISHEFGGPSRFPRGTTGFHDINAREVHRFGEGSRSFNLPSDPVGNPFHDNRFPPVPGHPRRGDSDGQHNLRFGEHMTRPLHSHIKSDDAIGKDGPGPVPLGRVDFSGPGNFPGHFMSEAAGHGIFSGNSHAGELGGPGNFNHRIPFGESIRGDRPNIPPFGVPGIGSNYPLQGFPNPGGFVGEVDSFDWSRKRKPISMGWCRICMFDCVTVEGLEMHSQTREHQKMAMDMVKTIKQRNKKKQRTSVGHMGYDGGSKSKTVGTSGRGNKP; encoded by the exons ATGGGTTTTGATATAGAGTGCATAATAGACATTCAAACCTATCCAGGGGAGTATTTTTGTCCTGTTTGTCGTACGCTTGCATATCCAAATGAAGCATTTCAGTCGCAGTGCAGTCACCTATACTGCAAACCTTGCTTGGCACACATTGCAAATGGTAGCAAGGCATGCCCTTATGATGGATACTTGGTGACCgagtctgattctaag CCGCTAATAAACTCGGATAGATCACTGGCAGAAAAGATTGGAAAGGTTAAGGTTCACTGTCTATTCTTCAGAAGTGGTTGCACATGGGAGGGTACTCTATCTGATTGTACCTCTCATTGTTCTGAGTGTTCCTTTGGAAGTTCGGCAGTTATATGTAACAGATGTGGTATCCAAATTGTTCATCGCCAAGTACATGATCATGCACAGAGCTGTACG GGAGCGTATGAAGCAAAACAGGCTATAGGGGGTGCAACTAGCTCTGGCACCACTTTGTCCGCACCCATTGCAACTGTAAACCTCACTGTAGCTCAATCTGGCCAACCACTTTCTCAGCTCCAGAATAGTCAGAATGTTGCTGTTAGTCTGCAGCCTGGACAAAATCCAACTCAGCAACCTATTGCTAATCCTCAGGCTGTTTCTGTACAAACAACAGAGCAGTGGTATCAGCAACAGTACCAGCAATACTATCAGCAATATTCCGGATATGATCCTTACCAACAGCCTCATCAGCAATATTATTCCCTTCAGCAAAACCAGCATAATCCACTGCATGTGCATGGTCAGCCCCAGTCTCATGCATATGCCCAGCCTGCTGCCCAGACCCAGTCCCAGCTCCAGCTCTATCCTGTCCCTCTAAACCAGCAGCAGCCCCAGTTTCAACCACCAGCCCAAGGAATAGCACAATCTCAGCCACCTGTGCCACCTCAAATTCCAATGCAGGTACAATTTCCTTCTCAAGGGCAAACCCAGTTGCATCCACCCAACCAAACCTTTCCTCCTGATTATCAAGTCAACCCTCAAAAACAACCTTCACATCTGATGCTTCCCCAGGCTCAAATACCCCACCAAATTCTTCTGCCGCCACCTCATAGTCAACCTGACCAGCTTCCGCTTAGTCTCCAAGCGGTGAGCATGCAGCCTGCTGTCCAACATCCTCAGTTGCCTCCTTATTTTCCACCTCCTTTGCAGATTCCTCAAGCTCATGCTTCCCAAACTCACAGCCAACCCcaatttcaaaatcaaacttcAAACCAGTCTCATTTGCAGATTCAGCCACAAGCTTCACATTATCAGAATCAGTACCCTCAAGTACGCCCTCCTCCACTCAACCAGCCAACTGTTCCTGCTGCACGACCGCGGCCTCCACAGCCTCCAGCTTCTAGTGTTAGTGGAcataattcatatcaacaacCTCAGCCAGCCCATCAAATGCATTCAGGAGTATTGGATCAACCTCCGATAAACGTACGTCCCACAAGTGGGTCATTGCATCCAGTTAAATTGCATGATCAGGTTCCTCATCAACCTGCTGTGATGCGGCCACCCCCTTCTCATGATTCTTTCCCCCTGCCACCGCTGTCTGCATTTTTGCTGCCACAAAGCCAGGTTTCGATTACGCCCCCAGCACATCAGCAATATTCTGCTCATGCTCAACTGTCAAACCATCTCCCTCAGCATAGTACTGGCCTTCAGCCAGTTCAACTAGCTGTTCCCCAGCCTTTCTCACAACAGCAGACTTTTGTTACTCCTGTTAGGGCTCTGTTTCAGCCGCAAGGTCTTTTTCAACAACAGCAGCCGCTTCAACCTCAGCTACGCTCATACGTTCCTCCTCCACCTCAGCAGTCACAAAGTTATGATGGCAAATCTATGACGTCAAATGAGGGCATGCATCCACAAAACTATCAACAATCTTCTAGTGGCTTTGGAGCTGTGGTTCACGCTGTACCTTCACAACTTGGTTCAACTCTGCCACCTGCAAATCCGAATTCTGTTGAATCTGCAATACTTGATGATGAATATTTTTCAAGTAAGCATTCAAATCCAGGTGCTAGGGTACCAGGTCAGGGGCTTGCTGAAAAGGAAGTTCTTCGAACTGACGTTGAGCCTCTGAAAAAAGAAGCCATATCGAATAAAAAATTGGGACCGCAAGAAATGATTGCTGCTAGGGTGAAGGACGAGGTTAGTGGGAGCGCAACAGAGAAATTATCTGGTGCCATGTCCATTGAGGCAAAAACTACAGAAGGTAATGCCTCTGAAGAAAAGAGCCATTCCGTGGCAGGCTCAAATTTGCCACAACAGGTGCAGGACCTTGAAAGTCGGAAGGAGGTAGTTGCGGGTCTGTCTACTGATATTGAGAAGGTTTCCAAGAACCCTCCCTCCAAGcctgaattacaactgaaagagCAACCTCCATTGACACTAAAGCCCCAAGGATTGGGAATTTTGCCGCATCCTGGGCATTCTCTTCCACTTCCTGTCCTGACATCCCATACTGGGAGAGCTTCTGGTTATTTTGGGCCTCCACCTGGAAGTTTTGATAGTGATCTGCGTGGGGTTACTGGAAATGCTCCACAACTTCATCCTGAAGGTCAGTCTGGTCCCCAGAACCATTTTAGACCTAATGAAAGTGTCATGTTCAAACATCAAAACTCATCTTACCTGTCTGAGTCTGTTGAGAGGGTTCCTCATAGGCAGATTTATGGGCATGAGCCAAGTGTTTGGAGGGCTAATGGGGAAACAGAACCCAACTTTGGCTCACGGGAGCATTTGAATCCATTTCCGATGGAACCATTTCGGCCTCTTGAACAAG GTTCGATGACTGTTGATAAATCACAACCTGGGTCAAGTTATGGCACTGGAGGGAAATTAAATTCTGGATTAGATTCAAATTTGAGAGACTTGCCTCCATATCACGCTTCGGGTGGACAGGGTCATGAAGATGTCTTTGGACCTGGCCTTGAATCTGGACGACGTCATGCGAAACATTTGCCTCCCTGTAGTCCAGGAGGGGAGTATCTTGGCATTTCTCATGAATTTGGTGGACCTTCCAGATTTCCTCGGGGCACCACTGGCTTTCATGATATTAATGCCAGGGAAGTACATAGGTTTGGTGAAGGATCCAGATCTTTCAATCTACCTTCAGATCCAGTTGGAAATCCTTTTCATGATAACAGGTTTCCCCCTGTGCCTGGTCACCCGAGGAGAGGTGACAGTGACGGTCAACACAATTTGAGATTCGGAGAGCATATGACTCGGCCGCTTCACAGCCATATCAAGAGCGATGATGCTATTGGAAAAGATGGGCCAGGACCAGTCCCCTTAGGGAGGGTGGACTTCTCAGGCCCTGGAAATTTTCCTGGTCATTTTATGTCTGAGGCTGCTGGACATGGTATCTTTTCTGGTAACTCCCATGCAGGAGAATTGGGTGGACCGGGAAATTTTAACCATCGAATACCATTCGGTGAATCTATTAGAGGTGACAGACCAAACATTCCACCTTTTGGGGTACCCGGTATCGGGAGCAACTATCCACTTCAGGGATTTCCTAATCCTGGAGGCTTTGTA GGCGAGGTGGATTCTTTTGATTGGTCAAGGAAGAGGAAGCCTATAAGCATGGGTTGGTGTAGGATTTGCATGTTTGATTGCGTGACTGTGGAGGGGCTAGAAATGCATTCTCAAACTAGGGAACACCAGAAGATGGCTATGGATATGGTAAAGACCATTAAGCAAAGGAATAAAAAGAAGCAGAG AACTTCTGTCGGGCACATGGGTTATGATGGGGGAAGCAAGAGTAAAACAGTTGGTACTAGTGGCCGTGGGAACAAACCTTGA